A single window of Debaryomyces hansenii CBS767 chromosome F complete sequence DNA harbors:
- a CDS encoding DEHA2F26004p (highly similar to uniprot|Q9UVW8 Candida glabrata CAGL0M01364g CBF3d Centromere binding factor 3d): protein MSQPKVIIISSDDEKFPVDVKIAEKSILIKKMIEDLNPDGLEEDFEIPTPNVRSTVLSKVLEWCTHHKNSVFPDDDDEDARKSAPVDEWDKNFLKVDQEMLYEIILAANYLNIRPLLDSGCKIVAEMIRGKSPEELRRTFNIVNDFSPEEEAAIKRENEWAEDR from the coding sequence ATGTCACAGCCAAAAGTTATCATAATCTCCTCTGACGATGAGAAATTTCCAGTCGATGTCAAAATAGCTGAGAAGTCTATTTTGATTAAGAAGAtgattgaagatttgaatcCTGACGGattggaagaagatttCGAAATTCCAACACCAAATGTAAGATCAACCGTCTTGTCTAAGGTATTAGAGTGGTGTACCCACCATAAAAACTCTGTGTTTCcagacgatgatgatgaggatgcAAGAAAATCAGCCCCAGTTGATGAATGGGATaagaatttcttgaaggtTGATCAAGAAATGTTATACGAAATAATCTTGGCCGCTAACTACTTAAACATCCGTCCCCTTTTAGACTCGGGCTGCAAGATAGTTGCTGAGATGATCAGAGGCAAATCACCAGAAGAATTGAGAAGaactttcaatattgtCAATGATTTCAGTCCAGAGGAAGAGGCCGCTATAAAAAGGGAGAATGAATGGGCCGAAGACCGTTAG